In the genome of Myxococcus stipitatus, one region contains:
- the gcvA gene encoding transcriptional regulator GcvA translates to MRRIPPLGALRAFEAGARHLSFTRAATELRVTQAAISHQVRQLEDWLGVSLFERRGHALTLTRKGQEYLRELTPVFERLSEATTRLSEGEQGPLRLTVLPSFASCWLLPRLERFRELHPDVELHLTSAAELWDFLDDRFDIGIRSGLGRWTGLKAEQVASEGLSPVCSPALAKKLRAPSDLAKVRLIHDTPKDGWRRWLDAAGVKGVDADKGLAFNDAGLVLQAARQGDGVALGRMLLAADDLKAGRLVQPFPKVLPNDFGYWLVHPRPLSSRKDVVLFKDWLFAEAQAMSRGLGLPARE, encoded by the coding sequence CACCGAGCTGCGTGTCACCCAGGCCGCCATCAGCCACCAGGTCCGCCAGCTCGAGGACTGGCTCGGCGTCTCCCTGTTCGAGCGCCGAGGCCACGCCCTGACGCTGACCCGCAAGGGGCAGGAGTACCTGCGCGAGCTCACCCCTGTCTTCGAGCGCCTCTCCGAGGCCACCACCCGCCTCTCCGAAGGCGAGCAGGGCCCCCTGCGCCTCACCGTGCTGCCATCCTTCGCCTCCTGCTGGCTCCTCCCGCGCCTGGAGCGCTTCCGCGAGCTCCATCCCGACGTGGAGCTCCACCTGACCAGCGCGGCCGAGCTGTGGGACTTCCTCGATGACCGCTTCGACATCGGCATCCGCTCGGGGCTGGGCCGGTGGACGGGGCTCAAGGCGGAGCAGGTCGCCTCGGAGGGACTCAGCCCCGTGTGCAGCCCCGCGCTCGCGAAGAAGCTGCGTGCACCCTCGGACCTGGCGAAGGTCCGGCTCATCCACGACACGCCGAAGGATGGGTGGCGCCGTTGGCTGGACGCCGCGGGAGTGAAGGGCGTGGATGCCGACAAGGGCCTCGCGTTCAACGACGCGGGGCTCGTGCTCCAGGCCGCGCGCCAGGGAGATGGCGTTGCCCTGGGGCGGATGCTGCTCGCCGCCGATGACTTGAAGGCCGGGCGCCTGGTCCAGCCCTTCCCGAAGGTGCTCCCCAACGACTTCGGCTACTGGCTCGTCCACCCTCGGCCGCTGTCGAGCCGCAAGGATGTGGTCCTGTTCAAGGACTGGCTGTTCGCCGAGGCCCAGGCCATGTCCCGGGGGCTGGGGTTGCCGGCCCGGGAGTAG